The following are encoded together in the Kingella negevensis genome:
- a CDS encoding zinc ribbon domain-containing protein YjdM, which produces MTYPACPQCSSDLTYHDGNQLVCPECAHEWQEGEEAAAEENTVVKDANGTPLADGDTIVLIKDLKVKGSSMVIKQGTKVKGIRLQDGDHDIGCKIDGTPMNLKSEFVKKA; this is translated from the coding sequence ATGACATACCCAGCTTGCCCACAATGCAGCTCAGATTTAACTTACCATGATGGCAACCAACTGGTTTGCCCAGAATGCGCCCACGAATGGCAAGAAGGCGAAGAAGCCGCTGCCGAAGAAAACACCGTTGTCAAAGACGCAAACGGCACACCATTAGCTGACGGCGACACCATAGTCTTGATTAAAGACTTGAAAGTGAAAGGCAGCAGCATGGTCATCAAACAAGGCACAAAAGTAAAAGGCATTCGCTTGCAAGATGGCGACCACGATATTGGTTGCAAAATTGACGGCACACCGATGAACCTGAAATCAGAGTTTGTGAAAAAAGCATAA
- the amgK gene encoding N-acetylmuramate/N-acetylglucosamine kinase AmgK, producing the protein MERETLLKNWLETVYPNQSFELSFAAADADFRRYFRATFADGSSVICMDAPPEKMRESVANYLKVRDLFAHLNVPTVLAKDLEQGFVVLNDLGDVQYLKAMQLQPENLAAHKALLLEAIDTLIELQKASQPNKLPEYDHEVLLREINLFPEWFVAKELGRELTFAQRKLWQQTVDVLLPEIEKQPKVYVHRDFIVRNLMLTKDRAGVLDFQDALYGAISYDLVSLLRDAFIEWDEEFVLDLVIRYWEKARAANLPVPEQFDEFYRWFEWMGVQRHLKVAGIFARLWYRDGKDKYKPEIPRFLNYLRRTSRRYVELTPLYQLLLELVGDEELETGYTF; encoded by the coding sequence ATTGAACGAGAAACCTTATTAAAAAACTGGCTAGAAACCGTTTACCCAAACCAATCTTTTGAACTCTCTTTTGCAGCGGCAGACGCAGATTTTCGCCGTTATTTCCGCGCCACTTTTGCCGATGGCAGCAGCGTGATTTGCATGGATGCACCACCCGAAAAAATGCGCGAAAGCGTCGCTAATTATTTGAAAGTGCGCGATTTGTTCGCCCATTTAAACGTACCAACCGTGTTAGCCAAAGATTTAGAACAAGGTTTTGTGGTGCTGAATGATTTGGGCGACGTGCAATATTTAAAAGCCATGCAGTTGCAGCCTGAAAACTTAGCGGCGCACAAAGCTTTGTTGCTAGAAGCGATTGATACGCTGATTGAATTGCAAAAAGCCAGCCAGCCAAACAAGCTGCCTGAATATGACCACGAAGTTTTATTGCGTGAAATCAACCTATTTCCAGAATGGTTTGTTGCTAAAGAATTGGGGCGTGAACTCACATTCGCGCAGCGCAAATTGTGGCAACAAACCGTTGATGTGTTGCTGCCTGAAATTGAGAAACAGCCAAAAGTGTATGTCCACCGCGATTTCATCGTGCGTAATTTAATGCTGACGAAAGACCGCGCTGGTGTATTGGATTTCCAAGACGCTTTATACGGCGCGATTTCTTACGATTTGGTTTCCCTGTTGCGTGATGCGTTTATTGAGTGGGACGAAGAATTTGTGCTGGATTTGGTTATCCGTTATTGGGAAAAAGCGCGCGCGGCGAATTTGCCTGTGCCTGAGCAATTTGACGAGTTTTACCGTTGGTTTGAATGGATGGGCGTACAACGTCATTTGAAAGTGGCTGGGATTTTTGCCCGTTTGTGGTATCGCGATGGTAAAGACAAATATAAACCTGAAATTCCGCGCTTTTTGAATTACTTGCGCCGTACCAGCCGTCGTTATGTGGAACTTACGCCGTTGTATCAATTATTATTAGAATTGGTTGGCGACGAAGAATTAGAAACAGGATACACGTTCTAA
- a CDS encoding LPS-assembly protein LptD gives MSRLFVTKPLVMALGVVFSGSVYAVPSMWDEDAAAMCQAPSAETHSVEPAKTSGGAKLPEDVTRITSDKALGQIEERHRSEGNVIIERNDETLNAEWVDYDQKTETVDAGDKFKLTRADGQTVEGKKLHYDLKNSQGVAENSEFEANQDGRRLQGISEHVEMQDKQKSRMKNVKFNTCNPGDKSWYIQASELTNNQETGIGVAKNARLVFGGVPILYTPWADFPTRGNRKSGFLVPTASVGSDGGTISLPYYFNLAPNYDATIAPSVITERGLRLDGEFRYLQPEYSGSVNVAYMPHDKKHESNNRYLINVRHNQRFNDKLSGGIDFNQASDDDYYQDFSTRNGIAESVNLNRSAWLNYNDVVLGEPFSAQLLVQKYQALKDANGAKDEPYARLPQLSAKWKKHFSKNGTFKTDGQLTYFEHSDKQAGTRAIVYPNIQWDFHNQWGYVRPKVGLHATRYWLNDFGSLKSRNTSRVLPIVNVDSGITLERETQLFGKDLVQTLEPRLFYNYIPSKAQNDLPLFDTSENDFTYPQLFRENIYSGGDRINSSNSMSVGVQTTFLDGKTFEEYFRAGIGQKYYFTDDNVLLEGNIDKTARKRSDIVAFAAGRVHKNWWLESNWHWDESEKKNDTYSIGVRYNPQPGKVISARYKYGRDEEIYSGFYGKMSHIDLGAQWPITNNLYMVGRLDYSLPRPRLTLEQTLGLEYKNPCGCWSASFVAQRYVSGLNKHKTGFFFTLQLKDLSTIGKPPYETLRLGIPGYTKTNEVNFR, from the coding sequence TTGTCTCGTTTATTTGTTACCAAACCGCTTGTTATGGCGTTAGGCGTGGTTTTTTCAGGCAGCGTGTATGCCGTTCCCAGTATGTGGGACGAAGACGCAGCCGCCATGTGCCAAGCACCTTCCGCAGAAACGCATTCTGTTGAGCCAGCTAAAACCAGTGGCGGCGCAAAGCTGCCTGAAGACGTTACCCGAATCACATCTGATAAAGCGTTAGGGCAAATTGAAGAACGCCATCGCTCAGAAGGCAATGTGATTATTGAGCGCAATGATGAAACGCTGAACGCCGAATGGGTGGATTATGACCAAAAAACGGAAACGGTGGACGCTGGCGATAAGTTCAAACTCACACGCGCAGACGGTCAAACCGTGGAAGGCAAAAAGCTGCATTATGATTTGAAAAACAGTCAGGGTGTGGCGGAAAATTCTGAGTTTGAAGCGAATCAAGACGGTCGCCGTTTGCAGGGTATTAGTGAGCACGTTGAAATGCAAGATAAGCAAAAATCTCGCATGAAAAACGTGAAGTTTAATACGTGTAACCCAGGGGATAAATCTTGGTATATTCAGGCTTCTGAGCTGACGAATAATCAGGAAACGGGCATTGGCGTAGCGAAAAATGCACGTTTGGTGTTTGGTGGCGTACCCATTTTATACACGCCTTGGGCAGACTTTCCAACTCGTGGTAATCGCAAAAGTGGTTTCTTAGTGCCGACGGCTTCTGTGGGTTCAGACGGTGGGACAATTTCGCTGCCTTATTATTTCAATCTTGCGCCTAACTATGATGCAACGATTGCCCCAAGTGTGATTACTGAGCGTGGACTTAGGTTAGACGGCGAATTTCGTTATTTGCAGCCTGAATATTCAGGTAGCGTGAACGTAGCGTATATGCCTCACGATAAAAAACATGAATCCAATAACCGCTATTTGATTAACGTGCGACACAATCAGCGTTTCAATGACAAATTATCAGGCGGCATAGATTTCAACCAAGCGTCAGACGATGATTACTACCAAGATTTTTCCACTCGAAATGGCATTGCCGAAAGCGTGAATCTGAACCGCAGCGCATGGTTAAATTACAACGATGTGGTATTGGGCGAACCATTCAGCGCACAATTGTTGGTACAAAAATATCAAGCCTTGAAAGATGCAAACGGTGCGAAAGACGAGCCTTATGCGCGTTTACCGCAACTGTCTGCCAAATGGAAAAAGCACTTTAGCAAAAACGGCACGTTCAAAACTGATGGACAACTCACTTATTTTGAACACAGCGACAAACAAGCAGGCACACGCGCCATCGTTTACCCGAACATTCAATGGGATTTCCACAATCAATGGGGTTATGTGCGTCCAAAAGTGGGTTTACACGCAACACGTTATTGGTTGAACGACTTTGGTAGCCTGAAATCACGCAATACTTCGCGTGTGTTGCCGATTGTGAATGTGGATTCAGGGATTACTTTGGAACGTGAAACCCAGTTGTTCGGCAAAGATTTGGTGCAAACGCTTGAACCGCGCTTGTTCTACAACTACATTCCAAGCAAAGCCCAAAACGATTTGCCATTGTTTGACACGTCAGAAAACGATTTCACTTATCCGCAATTATTCCGTGAAAACATCTATTCAGGCGGCGACCGTATCAACTCTAGCAACAGCATGTCTGTTGGTGTGCAAACCACATTCTTAGACGGAAAAACGTTTGAAGAATATTTCCGTGCAGGGATTGGTCAAAAATACTATTTCACTGACGATAATGTATTGCTAGAGGGCAATATCGACAAAACCGCTCGCAAACGCAGCGATATTGTTGCCTTTGCAGCAGGTCGCGTACACAAAAACTGGTGGCTAGAATCCAATTGGCACTGGGACGAAAGCGAGAAAAAAAACGATACCTATAGCATCGGCGTTCGCTACAACCCACAGCCAGGCAAAGTGATTAGCGCACGATACAAATACGGTCGCGACGAAGAAATTTATTCAGGTTTCTACGGCAAAATGAGCCACATCGATTTAGGCGCACAATGGCCGATTACCAACAATTTATATATGGTTGGGCGACTAGATTACAGCTTGCCGCGTCCACGTCTCACGCTGGAACAAACCTTAGGTTTAGAATACAAAAATCCATGCGGTTGCTGGAGTGCCAGCTTTGTGGCACAACGCTACGTTAGCGGCTTGAACAAACACAAAACAGGCTTCTTCTTCACATTACAACTGAAAGATTTAAGCACCATCGGCAAACCGCCTTATGAAACTTTACGCCTTGGCATTCCGGGCTATACTAAAACCAACGAGGTAAATTTTAGATGA